In the Brassica napus cultivar Da-Ae chromosome A7, Da-Ae, whole genome shotgun sequence genome, one interval contains:
- the LOC106387213 gene encoding putative pentatricopeptide repeat-containing protein At1g74400: MTSILRHLSSATSSRRVINKFDSFLLLHYHTNSLKSNHTLKHYLESGEPIKALLNFKQRYRESPRFIDSFSVLFAIKASSSAHKGHSFMGQQIHALVRKLGFHSIIQIQTSLVGFYSTAGDISSARQVFDETPEKQNVVLWTAMITAYAENDKSVQALEMFRQMEAERIELDEVIVTVALSACADLGAVQMGERIYSQSIKRKRRLGMDLTLRNSLLNMYVKAGDVEKARRVFDETVRKDVTTYTSMIVGYALNGQAQESLELFKKMKRQDSSVSPNDVTFIGVLMACSHGGLVEEGKRHFRSMVEDYNLKPREAHFGCMVDLLCRSGRLKDAHEFINQMPVKPNAVIWRTLLSACSLQGNVELGEEAQRRIFELDSDHVGDYVALSNIYAAKGMWDEKVKMRDRVRKRREPGKSWIEMGNNIAEFVSGGGDDDGKLMVGEISEVLRSLVTCMKNYDYAVENFNSSC, translated from the coding sequence ATGACGTCTATCTTACGGCATCTTTCGTCTGCGACTTCATCTAGACGAGTGATCAACAAATTTGATTCCTTTCTTCTACTTCATTACCATACGAACTCGCTTAAGTCCAATCACACCTTGAAGCATTATCTTGAATCAGGAGAGCCAATCAAAGCTCTCTTAAACTTCAAACAACGATACAGAGAAAGCCCTCGTTTCATAGACAGTTTCTCTGTCTTGTTCGCCATTAAAGCTTCATCGTCAGCTCATAAAGGTCACTCCTTTATGGGCCAACAGATCCACGCTCTTGTAAGGAAACTTGGGTTTCATAGCATAATCCAAATTCAGACATCCCTTGTCGGGTTTTACTCAACCGCAGGTGATATCTCTAGTGCACGCCAGGTGTTCGACGAAACGCCTGAGAAACAAAACGTAGTCTTGTGGACGGCTATGATTACAGCTTACGCTGAGAATGACAAAAGTGTGCAAGCTCTTGAGATGTTTCGACAAATGGAAGCGGAAAGAATTGAGCTTGATGAGGTGATTGTGACGGTGGCTTTATCGGCTTGTGCTGATCTTGGTGCGGTGCAGATGGGAGAACGGATTTATTCGCAGAGCATCAAGAGGAAACGAAGATTGGGTATGGATTTAACTCTGAGAAACTCACTTCTCAACATGTATGTAAAAGCTGGGGATGTTGAGAAAGCGAGGAGAGTCTTTGATGAAACAGTGAGAAAAGATGTGACTACTTACACGTCTATGATCGTGGGGTATGCTTTAAACGGTCAAGCTCAAGAATCATTGGAACTCTTCAAGAAAATGAAGAGACAAGATTCATCTGTGTCTCCGAACGATGTGACTTTCATTGGCGTCTTGATGGCTTGTAGTCACGGTGGTTTAGTGGAAGAAGGGAAACGACATTTCAGGAGCATGGTTGAGGATTACAATCTGAAACCTAGAGAAGCTCACTTCGGATGTATGGTGGATTTGCTTTGTCGTTCAGGGCGTTTAAAGGATGCTCACGAGTTCATAAATCAGATGCCTGTAAAGCCAAACGCGGTGATTTGGAGAACACTGCTTAGTGCTTGTAGTCTTCAGGGGAATGTTGAGCTCGGGGAAGAAGCTCAGAGACGGATCTTTGAGTTGGATAGTGATCATGTCGGAGATTATGTTGCGTTGTCGAATATCTACGCGGCGAAAGGAATGTGGGATGAGAAAGTGAAGATGAGGGATCGTGTGAGGAAGAGAAGGGAGCCTGGGAAAAGCTGGATTGAGATGGGAAACAATATAGCTGAGTTTGTTTCAGGgggtggtgatgatgatgggAAGCTAATGGTGGGAGAGATTAGTGAGGTTTTGAGGAGTTTAGTTACTTGTATGAAAAATTATGATTATGCGGTGGAGAATTTTAACTCAAGTTGTTAA